The following are from one region of the Streptomyces changanensis genome:
- a CDS encoding GlsB/YeaQ/YmgE family stress response membrane protein — MSFLWAIIAGLIIGLLAKLVLPGRQPIPLWMTVLLGIAGAVVGNALASAVGVRDTGGIDWIRHIFQIGVAAVLIGVISPMWARRHA; from the coding sequence GTGTCGTTCCTCTGGGCCATCATCGCGGGGCTGATCATCGGTCTTCTGGCCAAGCTCGTCCTCCCCGGCCGTCAGCCCATCCCGCTGTGGATGACGGTGCTGCTCGGCATCGCCGGCGCCGTCGTGGGAAACGCGCTCGCCTCCGCCGTCGGCGTGCGCGACACCGGCGGCATCGACTGGATCCGTCACATCTTCCAGATCGGTGTGGCAGCCGTCCTCATCGGCGTCATCAGCCCGATGTGGGCGCGACGACACGCCTGA
- a CDS encoding sensor histidine kinase, with protein sequence MTYTRTADGTDRLAGFHHPALFYSTDDEYRAGVGAFVRDALDDGHTTLVAVPGPQLALLRDAVGADHHRVTWVDMTDAGRNPGRILSMLQDFADRHEDTAPVSIVGEPIWVGRTPAEAWEATRHEALINLAFEGRRAAILCPYDTALPAEVLTHAYRTHPVVGEPGAYRASHRYTDPHEVCRDCDVPLPEPVDAVVVAFGEWDLARTRDEADRWAAAEGLPQDRRTDWLLAVAEAISNSVRHGGGRGTLRMWRADGGLVAEISDRGRLGDPLTGRRRPDPLAPTGGRGVWMMHQLCDLVEIRAAARGLVLRLHMGLK encoded by the coding sequence ATGACGTACACGCGAACAGCAGACGGGACCGACCGGCTCGCCGGCTTCCACCACCCGGCACTCTTCTACTCCACGGACGACGAGTACCGCGCCGGCGTCGGCGCCTTCGTCCGGGACGCCCTCGACGACGGGCACACCACCCTGGTGGCCGTCCCCGGCCCGCAACTGGCGCTGCTGCGGGACGCCGTCGGCGCCGACCACCACCGCGTCACATGGGTGGACATGACCGACGCCGGGCGCAACCCGGGGCGGATCCTGTCGATGCTGCAGGACTTCGCCGACCGCCACGAGGACACCGCGCCCGTGTCGATCGTGGGGGAGCCCATCTGGGTCGGGCGCACCCCCGCGGAGGCGTGGGAGGCGACCCGGCACGAGGCGCTGATCAACCTCGCGTTCGAGGGTCGCCGGGCCGCCATCCTCTGTCCCTACGACACGGCCCTGCCGGCCGAGGTCCTGACCCACGCGTACCGCACCCACCCGGTCGTCGGCGAGCCCGGCGCCTACCGCGCCAGCCACCGCTACACCGACCCGCACGAGGTCTGCCGCGACTGCGACGTCCCGCTGCCGGAACCGGTGGACGCGGTCGTCGTCGCCTTCGGCGAGTGGGACCTGGCGCGGACCCGGGACGAGGCCGACCGCTGGGCAGCGGCCGAAGGACTGCCGCAGGACCGCCGCACGGACTGGCTGCTCGCCGTCGCCGAGGCGATCAGCAACTCCGTGCGTCACGGCGGCGGCCGCGGGACCCTGCGGATGTGGCGCGCGGACGGCGGACTCGTCGCGGAGATCAGCGACCGGGGCCGGCTCGGCGACCCGCTCACCGGCCGCCGCCGGCCCGACCCCCTCGCCCCGACCGGCGGCCGCGGCGTGTGGATGATGCACCAGCTGTGCGACCTGGTCGAGATCCGGGCAGCCGCGCGGGGACTCGTCCTGCGCCTGCACATGGGGCTGAAGTGA
- a CDS encoding MEDS domain-containing protein: MGRHSSVVYSDDRAWARHLCAFVRDGLERDERIEYFADATDPERVLRTLADDGIDAAAAVTRGQLSVATAARTYLADTGFDPDAMVGLWHDAFEAASARGHRGLRAIGEMSWGTRDVAGADRLLEYELRVHHEVVDRLPVTAWCFYDRRLLPDAYVDVLAGAHLTHRGDPSARPALRVAPLVDRPGLVMAGSAGHDTRDVVAAAAAAVRSAPAHRVELDLSALRHLDAASLATLAGAATGRPDGVPLRVRQAPPHLRRLLELFPELGSAVEVVGR; encoded by the coding sequence GTGGGACGCCACTCCAGCGTCGTCTACTCCGACGACCGGGCGTGGGCGCGCCACCTGTGCGCGTTCGTCCGCGACGGGCTGGAGCGGGACGAGCGGATCGAGTACTTCGCCGACGCCACGGACCCCGAGCGGGTGCTGCGCACCCTCGCCGACGACGGCATCGACGCCGCGGCGGCCGTGACCCGCGGACAGCTGTCCGTGGCGACCGCCGCGCGGACGTACCTCGCCGACACCGGCTTCGACCCGGACGCGATGGTCGGGCTCTGGCACGACGCGTTCGAGGCCGCCTCGGCGCGGGGGCACCGGGGACTGCGCGCGATCGGCGAGATGTCCTGGGGCACGCGCGACGTCGCCGGCGCCGACCGGCTGCTCGAGTACGAGCTGCGCGTCCACCACGAGGTCGTGGACCGGCTGCCGGTCACCGCCTGGTGCTTCTACGACCGGCGCCTGCTCCCCGACGCGTACGTGGACGTCCTGGCGGGCGCCCACCTGACGCACCGCGGCGACCCCTCCGCCAGGCCCGCGCTGCGGGTGGCCCCGCTCGTCGACCGCCCCGGTCTGGTGATGGCGGGCTCCGCCGGCCACGACACGCGTGACGTCGTCGCCGCCGCGGCCGCCGCCGTCAGAAGCGCGCCGGCACACCGGGTGGAGCTGGACCTGTCGGCCCTGCGCCACCTCGACGCCGCCTCGCTGGCCACCCTGGCCGGCGCGGCCACCGGCCGGCCGGACGGCGTGCCCCTGCGCGTCCGGCAGGCACCGCCGCACCTGCGGCGGCTCCTGGAACTCTTCCCCGAACTCGGCTCCGCCGTGGAGGTCGTGGGCCGATGA
- a CDS encoding STAS domain-containing protein, protein MTTPLSLAPGRRPDGTALLTAVGEIDMSNADALAAALDTAHGPVVLDLTEVGYLDSAGLNVLFSRADRLELVTGPLLAPVLAVSGLAELTIVRQA, encoded by the coding sequence ATGACCACTCCGCTCAGCCTGGCCCCGGGCCGGCGGCCCGACGGCACCGCCCTGCTCACGGCCGTCGGCGAGATCGACATGAGCAACGCCGACGCCCTGGCGGCGGCGCTGGACACCGCGCACGGCCCGGTCGTCCTCGACCTCACGGAGGTCGGGTACCTGGACAGCGCCGGTCTCAACGTGCTGTTCTCCCGGGCCGACCGGCTCGAACTGGTCACCGGCCCGCTGCTCGCCCCGGTACTGGCCGTCTCGGGACTCGCCGAGCTCACGATCGTCCGACAGGCGTAG